Proteins from a genomic interval of Gossypium hirsutum isolate 1008001.06 chromosome A09, Gossypium_hirsutum_v2.1, whole genome shotgun sequence:
- the LOC107889246 gene encoding tetraspanin-3 codes for MRTSNHLIGLLNFLTFLLSIVILGGGIWLSSRANSTDCLKFLQWPLIVIGASIMVVSLAGFAGACYRNTFLMWLYLFVMFFIIAALIGFIIFAYAVTDKGSGRPVLNKGYLEYYLQDYSGWLKDRVVDESYWAKISSCIRDSKVCSKMGRTFNGVPETYDMFSMRKLSPIESGCCKPPTECGYVYVNETLWNSGSGLAATNLDCSRWSNDQQMLCYQCDSCKAGVLGSLKKSWRKVSVINIVVLILLVIFYVIGCAAFRNNKKIDNDEPYGEARMTKAQPSRIHL; via the exons ATGAGAACTAGCAACCATTTGATAGGGTTACTAAACTTCTTAACATTTTTGTTGTCAATAGTAATATTGGGTGGTGGAATATGGCTAAGCAGCCGAGCCAACAGCACAGATTGTCTCAAGTTCTTACAGTGGCCATTGATAGTAATAGGAGCTTCAATCATGGTGGTTTCGTTAGCAGGTTTTGCAGGCGCGTGTTATAGGAACACCTTCTTGATGTGGCTTTACCTCTTCGTCATGTTCTTCATCATCGCCGCCCTCATCGGCTTCATAATCTTTGCTTATGCGGTGACTGATAAAGGCTCCGGGCGGCCGGTGTTGAACAAAGGTTACTTGGAGTATTACTTGCAGGACTACTCAGGGTGGCTCAAAGACCGCGTGGTGGATGAGAGCTATTGGGCTAAGATTAGTTCTTGCATAAGGGATTCCAAAGTTTGTAGCAAGATGGGCAGAACCTTTAATGGCGTCCCTGAAACTTATGACATGTTTTCTATGAGGAAGCTCTCCCCTATTGAG TCTGGTTGTTGCAAGCCACCTACAGAATGTGGCTATGTTTATGTCAACGAGACACTATGGAACTCCGGTAGTGGGCTAGCTGCGACCAACCTCGACTGCTCGCGGTGGAGCAATGACCAACAGATGCTGTGCTATCAATGTGACTCCTGCAAGGCCGGTGTGCTTGGCAGCCTCAAGAAGAGCTGGAGGAAAGTCTCGGTAATCAACATTGTTGTGCTTATCCTCCTCGTCATCTTCTATGTCATCGGCTGTGCCGCTTTCCGaaacaataaaaagattgataacGATGAACCGTACGGCGAGGCAAGGATGACGAAAGCGCAACCAAGTCGGATCCATTTATAG